One window of the Babesia bovis T2Bo chromosome 2, whole genome shotgun sequence genome contains the following:
- a CDS encoding Ribosomal protein L19 family protein, whose product MLTIKPFEALSHNILKQCRFIRTRAFVAESLDAHYVVQNPKTASQWPPVNDHGDPITLEKCKKIMYDLNTLEIDRMIKARKFSMPSINLGDLIEVKYELSRTQQTFAVFQGYCVDIRNKGLNSSFTLKNAFDGVGVTQMVPLYSPRIMNVKVMKTVSNAAKKLQRIHQNAKPITRDYRYRFHLNVRHRFARRSGVHKPGIRSFEIRLKNRIARLKNAYYQMRLEAGLPAYVWGGAYNINTRRRTRLVRAETNRRIHIYSMDEQRSRREKLHKRRERARWGVYKLPGTRYLELLDKNKAKELDQVSPAVQREVLEVDRQHL is encoded by the exons ATGTTAACCATAAAACCTTTCGAGGCATTATCGCATAATATATTG AAACAATGTAGATTCATACGAACGCGCGCTTTTGTGGCAGAGTCGCTAGACGCACATTACGTCGTACAAAATCCTAAAACAGCGTCACAATGGCCACCTGTAAATGATCATGGAGATCCCATAACACTTGAAAAATGCAAGAAGATTATGTACGATCTCAATACCTTAGAAATTGACAGGATGATTAAAGCACGCAAATTTAGC ATGCCATCCATTAATCTTGGGGATTTAATAGAAGTTAAATATGAACTGTCAAGAACACAGCAGACTTTTGCAGTATTCCAAG GGTATTGCGTGGATATAAGAAATAAAGGTCTAAACTCATCATTCACACTGAAGAATGCATTCGACGGTGTAGGAGTTACCCAAATGGTACCATTGTACTCACCAAGGATCATGAATGTGAAG GTGATGAAAACGGTGTCAAACGCAGCTAAAAAATTACAAAGGATTCATCAAAATGCAAAACCAATCACAAGAGATTATAGATATAGATTCCACTTAAATGTAAGACACAGATTTGCCAGACGTAGTGGTGTACACAAACCGG GCATCCGGAGCTTCGAAATAAGATTAAAAAATAGAATCGCAAGACTCAAAAATGCATACTATCAAATGAGACTTGAAGCAGGACTTCCTGCATATGTTTGGGGCGgtgcatataatattaataCCAGAAGAAGGACGAG ACTCGTCAGAGCAGAAACTAATAGGCgcatacatatatatagcatg GATGAACAAAGGAGTAGAAGGGAAAAACTACACAAAAGAAGAGAACGGGCAAGATGGGGAGTATATAAG CTACCGGGAACAAGATACCTTGAACTATTAGACAAAAACAAAGCTAAAGAATTAGATCAAGTATCTCCCGCAGTACAACGTGAAGTATTGGAAGTCGATAGGCAACATTTGTAA
- a CDS encoding putative Histone H2A: protein MTADEKTAVGGGRKKTVKSVTKSAKAGLQFPVGRIGRYLKNGRYAKRVGAGAPVYLAAVLEYLCAEILELAGNAARDNKKSRIIPRHIQLAIRNDEELSKFLAGITIASGGVMPNVQAVLLPKKKDGDASHSAMDEDHHDD from the coding sequence ATGACGGCCGATGAGAAGACTGCTGTTGGTGGTGGACGCAAAAAGACCGTCAAGTCGGTAACCAAGTCAGCCAAGGCTGGACTTCAGTTCCCTGTCGGTCGTATTGGCAGGTACCTCAAGAACGGTAGGTACGCCAAGCGTGTTGGTGCTGGTGCACCTGTCTACTTGGCTGCCGTTTTGGAGTACTTGTGTGCCGAAATCTTGGAACTTGCTGGCAACGCTGCCCGTGACAACAAGAAGTCTCGTATCATTCCCCGCCACATCCAGTTGGCCATCAGGAACGACGAGGAGCTTTCCAAGTTCTTGGCCGGAATCACCATCGCATCCGGTGGTGTTATGCCAAATGTCCAGGCTGTCCTTCTCCCCAAGAAGAAGGATGGTGACGCTTCTCACTCCGCCATGGATGAGGACCACCACGATGACTAA
- a CDS encoding putative histone H3 — translation MARTKQTARKSTGGKAPRKQLATKAARKSAPVAGGIKKPHRYRPGTVALREIRRYQKSTELLIRKLPFQRLVREIAQDFKTDLRFQSSAVLALQEAAEAYLVGLFEDTNLCAIHAKRVTIMPKDIQLARRIRGERA, via the coding sequence ATGGCGCGTACCAAGCAGACTGCCCGTAAATCCACTGGTGGTAAGGCACCACGTAAGCAATTGGCCACTAAGGCTGCCCGCAAATCCGCTCCCGTTGCCGGTGGTATCAAGAAGCCACACAGGTACCGCCCCGGAACTGTTGCTCTTCGTGAAATTAGGAGGTACCAGAAGTCCACTGAGCTTCTTATCCGCAAGTTGCCATTCCAGCGTCTTGTAAGGGAAATTGCTCAAGATTTCAAGACTGACCTTAGGTTCCAATCCTCTGCTGTTCTTGCTCTTCAGGAAGCTGCTGAGGCTTACCTTGTTGGTCTTTTCGAGGACACCAACCTTTGTGCCATTCACGCTAAGCGTGTTACCATTATGCCCAAGGACATCCAGCTTGCCAGGAGGATCAGGGGTGAGAGAGCTTAA
- a CDS encoding proteasome PCI/PINT domain family protein: MADRFNRKENAATATLKTLPNFEIDRLRHLLTLPEDVGIDTASVKQQLLDHIVQNDMYPYLERMREQLPIFRDVVSMDNLKENNERVISELDEKIDFAEKNYGTSEVKDAILEKANYYLKIGDMDNAVFQYEVALKQTVGVNSKLEIVLCLLRIAFFFHDIPLLMKYMEKAKTDIDNRGDWEMRNRLHVYEALELIICRKFKPAAEILMNSLSTFTATELITLEDVVMYTVVLSLVTMDRPTLRTKVLESPEVSQVATEGSLLHQLLYDFYHCNYKNYMFNLARTYDLILRDKYMSRHCKYILRQARLPAYRQFLRPYKSVTIENMSHAFQLPPDFIEDELVSYISGMRLDCKIDLVNGIIENNIMDERNTNYIEIVKEGDMLLNRIQKLSRIVDM, from the exons atggCTGACCGATTCAACAG AAAAGAGAATGCGGCCACAGCTACGCTGAAGACGTTGCCAAATTTTGAAATTGATCGTTTAAG GCATTTGTTGACGTTACCTGAAGATGTTGGCATTGACACTGCATCGGTGAAACAGCAGCTGCTGGACCATATTGTTCAAAATG ACATGTATCCATACCTTGAGCGTATGCGTGAGCAGCTTCCCATATTCAGGGATGTAGTCTCCATGGACAATTTGAAGGAGAACAATGAGCGTGTTATCTCTGAGCTGGATGAGAAAATAGACTTTGCTGAGAAGAACTACGGCACATCGGAGGTCAAGGACGCCATATTGGAGAAGGCTAATTATTACCTTAAAATAGGTGACATG GACAATGCAGTATTCCAGTATGAGGTTGCTCTTAAGCAGACGGTTGGTGTTAACAGCAAGCTTGAGATAGTGTTATGCTTGCTAAGGATAGCATTTTTCTTTCATGATATCCCTTTACTCATGAAGTACATGGAGAAGGCTAAGAC TGACATTGATAACCGTGGTGATTGGGAGATGCGCAATCGTCTTCACGTATATGAGGCTTTGGAACTGATCATATGTAGGAAGTTTAAACCTGCTGCTGAGATATTAATGAATTCACTATCTACTTTTACCGCAACGGAGCTTATAACTTTAGAGGACGTTGTGATGTACACGGTAGTGCTATCACTGGTGACTATGGACAGGCCTACACTGCGTACTAAGGTCTTGGAGTCGCCGGAGGTATCGCAGGTGGCTACTGAGGGCTCGTTGTTACACCAGCTGTTATATGATTTTTACCACTGCAACTACAAAAACTACATGTTCAACCTTG CTCGTACTTATGACCTTATACTTCGTGACAAGTACATGTCAAGGCACTGCAAGTACATATTGCGTCAGGCAAGGTTACCGGCATATCGTCAATTTTTGCGACCGTATAAATCCGTGACTATAGAGAACATGTCCCATGCATTTCAGTTACCACCAGACTTCATAGAGGACGAGTTGGTATCTTACATAAGTGGCATGCGTCTGGATTGCAAGATTGACCTTGTTAACGGCATTATTGAGAACAACATTATGGACGAGCGGAACACGAATTACATTGAGATTGTTAAGGAGGGCGACATGCTGCTCAACCGCATTCAGAAGCTATCACGTATTGTGGACATGTAA
- a CDS encoding DHHC palmitoyltransferase family protein — MYTAPTMFEQPLVSNTSTHVPKKTNTKCFRNIAFFLIVFMYSGMMVIVLKPYMNPLTLYGIFMTGIFNILYGLFFISFIRSSNTDPGSVPANWGFYMGDDTKRRRYCKVCNVWKPDRTHHCSACNRCVLNMDHHCPWISNCVGFYNRKYFMQLLVYAVAGLCFIVAHSVYYLVNESIFIDGSQQEINDENSGLTAIANIYVCVMVFVGLALIFALIPFVQFHFRLVLKNSTTIENLDEATKDNGIYDMGVGANLQQVFGVNPLCWFAPCNLPLNRPVGDGVRWTQYYYDNIPEGP; from the exons ATGTACACAGCTCCCACAATGTTTGAGCAACCATTAGTATCAAACACTTCCACTCATGTCCCCAAAAAAACGAACACGAAATGTTTCAGGAACATAGCTTTCTTCCTAATAG TGTTCATGTACTCGGGTATGATGGTCATCGTACTAAAGCCATACATGAATCCCTTAACGTTGTACGGCATTTTTATGACAGGAATATTCAACATTCTATATGGCTTGTTCTTTATTAGTTTTATTAGG TCCTCAAACACTGACCCTGGGTCAGTGCCTGCTAACTGGGGATTCTATATGGGCGATGATACCAAAAGAAGGAGGTATTGTAAGGTTTGCAATGTATGGAAGCCAGATAGAACTCATCACTGCTCTGCTTGTAATCGTTGCGTCCTAAATATGGATCACCATTGCCCATGGATCAGCAATTGTGTTGGATTCTACAACCGAAAATATTTCATGCAATTGCTAGTCTACGCGGTAGCGGGACTTTGCTTCATCGTGGCTCATTC AGTATATTACCTTGTCAATGAGTCTATATTCATAGACGGTAGTCAACAAGAAATTAATGACGAAAATTCTGGATTAACCGCTATTGCAAATATTTACGTTTGTGTTATGGTTTTTGTAGGACTTGCCCTTATATTCGCGCTTATACCTTTCGTACAATTTCACTTCAGACTCGTACTCAAAaactccactaccatagaAAACTTAGATGAAGCAACTAAGGATAACGGAATATACGACATGGGCGTTGGAGCCAACCTACAGCAAGTATTTGGAGTTAACCCTCTGTGTTGGTTTGCTCCGTGCAACTTGCCTCTTAACCGCCCTGTAGGAGATGGTGTTAGATGGACACAATATTACTATGACAACATACCGGAGGGGCCTTAA
- a CDS encoding Tetratricopeptide repeat family protein, with protein sequence MDEYVRKERSPLELLDDEPVGECSDAEVDEEELNNFLMGDVLVGGDGRHKPKLSFAEKYVRKLMRRGRRGTTKIASTTRKKRKRKTAAHASKLTPQLEKLMQQATTHYLCGNFKDAIKTLKEVVRRAPGLHDPFHMLGLIYQEEYNDPVTATGYYLLAAHLVQTDLELWKRIAEMSQDLGNVDQAIYCFKKCLRNNEGEPNEEAIFSLAMCYLEKQDHPNAIKKLHFLFDLHPDDGLLLHELCKSLTIVGDKETLLAVLQTYYDSTGDLDAAQRACQLQLTLAQYTECSDFVQFVANKLQTQIVKLPLPMIVAYVVSMLHTDVEPVTELSTIWNMNDVTPIMVYSIALAMAQRCPEKALQWFYKAYRKDDPTTVRAMTAQQGIQMAKCLIIVEKNSDTAEQLLAKLLEREPNNSELIILMADILELGGKHAKSDELLGRLTTTDLDRLKMIQKPIEPGERHAELMYLIDAVYTLLNACFSEIKYRPAPCLLAQNDNKRNTEDFCAILKSTNQWIDRFLRIVNDCELDTERTYQKLSTSKANRNQNDDVSQEYNELRKDVGKNYSFLRTKKDLGLQSVEDIIGWKHYESLLESATALMAMAGRSKEGVQLLEIIANNKKRYKSNTDIVERKHMLTTVENLIFKLSCFGGIYKVALGHARSDFVNTGNLKRYAALLGSGTLAKAALSALSSSSEKDALLENRSWVTRQLLLKPYNFDLLMVAGHFCTMSGNWPFALEEYRRALMQRPKDHVAALCLAVNYFNSLSSKVVEDNKKNVVMAMAFLQYSLELRKDSTQTHPYSGVYHAECLYNLGRAMHFINMLHIAVPLYEKCIETIRQLENTYKEVKNQDALQCPCIICDICRKSDVKFPHEVHGLAEGQFVWEYERKHILRGAAYNLYLIYTNNKSTSQAALVAAKHLQWE encoded by the exons ATGGATGAATATGTTAGAAAGGAGCGGTCTCCGTTGGAGCTGCTCGATGATGAGCCTGT CGGTGAATGTAGCGATGCAGAAGTCGACGAAGAAGAGTTAAACAACTTCCTTATGGGAGATGTGCTAGTTGGAGGTGATGGAAGACACAAGCCAAAGCTGTCCTTCGCAGAGAAGTATGTACGAAAGCTTATGCGTAGGGGTCGCAGAGGAACAACAAAAATCGCATCAACTACCCGAAAGAAAAGAAAACGGAAGACAGCAGCGCACGCATCAAAACTGACGCCTCAGCTGGAAAAATTAATGCAACAAGCAACAACCCACTACCTTTGCGGTAACTTCAAGGATGCAATTAAAACACTTAAAGAAGTAGTAAGGAGAGCACCGGGATTACATGACCCATTCCATATGCTCGGGCTAATATATCAGGAAGAATATAATGATCCAGTAACAGCTACTGGCTACTATTTGCTAGCAGCGCACCTGGTACAAACCGATCTGGAACTATGGAAACGTATCGCAGAAATGTCACAAGACCTGGGAAATGTAGACCAGGCTATATATTGCTTTAAAAAATGTTTAAGAAACAATGAAGGTGAACCTAATGAAGAAGCAATATTTTCACTGGCCATGTGCTACCTGGAAAAACAGGATCATCCCAATGCAATTAAAAAACTACATTTCCTTTTTGATTTACACCCAGATGATGGACTCTTGCTTCATGAACTTTGCAAGTCACTAACCATAGTTGGAGATAAGGAGACTTTACTCGCTGTGCTGCAGACATACTACGATAGTACAGGTGACCTGGATGCAGCACAAAGAGCCTGTCAATTGCAACTTACACTAGCGCaatatacagaatgtaGCGACTTTGTGCAATTCGTGGCAAATAAACTGCAGACGCAGATCGTCAAACTACCTTTGCCAATGATAGTGGCATACGTCGTGTCAATGTTGCATACCGACGTAGAACCAGTTACAGAGTTATCTACCATATGGAACATGAATGATGTGACACCAATTATGGTATATTCAATAGCCTTGGCAATGGCACAAAGATGCCCGGAAAAGGCCTTACAATGGTTTTATAAAGCATATCGAAAGGATGATCCAACGACTGTAAGAGCAATGACAGCTCAACAGGGCATACAGATGGCAAAATGCCTAATAATTGTAGAAAAGAATTCGGATACCGCAGAACAATTGCTTGCAAAACTACTGGAGAGAGAACCTAATAATTCAGAGCTTATCATACTCATGGCAGATATACTAGAGCTAGGAGGAAAACACGCAAAATCAGATGAACTACTGGGAAGATTAACTACGACGGACCTTGATAGACtgaaaatgatacaaaA ACCGATCGAGCCAGGAGAAAGACATGCTGAGCTCATGTACCTAATCGATGCAGTATATACGCTACTCAACGCATGCTTCTCAGAAATAAAATATAGACCTGCACCATGCCTACTTGCCCAGAACGATAATAAACGGAATACAGAAGACTTTTGTGCTATACTCAAAAGTACTAACCAATGGATCGATAGGTTCCTGAGGATAGTAAATGACTGCGAATTAGATACTGAAAGGACTTACCAAAAACTATCTACGTCCAAAGCAAATAGAAATCAAAATGATGATGTATCACAGGAATATAATGAATTAAGAAAAGATGTTGGAAAGAACTACTCATTCCTACGCACGAAGAAGGATCTAGGGCTCCAGTCAGTTGAGGATATTATAG GGTGGAAACATTATGAAAGCCTCCTGGAGTCTGCCACAGCACTCATGGCCATGGCAGGAAGGTCAAAGGAAGGTGTACAACTACTGGAAATCATCGCAAATAATAAAAAGAGATACAAGTCCAACACAGATATAGTTGAACGCAAACATATGCTGACAACAGTAGAAAACCTGATATTCA AACTAAGTTGCTTTGGGggaatatataaagtgGCACTAGGGCACGCTAGAAGTGACTTTGTCAATACGGGAAACCTAAAGAGGTACGCTGCACTACTAGGGTCAGGCACCCTCGCAAAAGCTGCGCTATCAGCACTCTCATCGTCATCCGAAAAGGATGCACTATTGGAAAACAGGTCATGGGTAACCAGACAACTGCTACTGAAACCATATAATTTTGATCTGTTGATGGTAGCAGGGCACTTTTGCACAATGTCAGGGAATTGGCCATTCGCGCTAGAGGAGTATAGACGAGCACTAATGCAAAGACCAAAGGATCATGTAGCTGCACTGTGTTTAGCAGTCAATTATTTCAACTCACTCAGCAGCAAGGTTGTAGAA GATAATAAAAAAAACGTAGTAATGGCAATGGCATTCTTGCAATATAGCTTGGAACTCAGAAAGGATAGCACGCAAACGCATCCGTATAGCGGTGTATATCATGCTGAATGCTTATATAATCTAGGAAG AGCAATGCATTTCATCAACATGCTGCATATAGCAGTGCCACTCTACGAAAAGTGTATTGAAACGATCAGACAATTGGAAAATACATACAAGGAAGTAAAGAATCAAGATGCATTGCAATGTCCATGCATAATATGCGATATTTGTCGTAAAAGCGATGTAAAATTCCCTCATGAAGTACATGGATTGGCGGAGGGACAGTTTGTATGGGAATATGAGCGTAAACATATCTTAAGA GGCGCAGCATATAATCTATACCTTATATACACCAATAACAAAAGTACTTCACAAGCAGCACTAGTGGCTGCAAAGCATCTTCAGTGGGAATAG
- a CDS encoding putative 60S ribosomal L22e protein: protein MKGVKKASNAKTIQPGQKSKFLLDCTAPANDNIINPSGLEKFLQDRIKVDGKTGNLGTNITVTREKNKIYVVADIPFSKRYIKYLTKKYLKKQQLRDFLRVVANKEHSYELRYFQINDEAES, encoded by the exons ATGAAGGGTGTTAAAAAGGCCTCGAATGCCAAAACCATCCAACCTGGACAAAAGTCCAAGTTCCTTTTGGATTGCACAGCACCAGCAAATGACAATATCATCAACCCTTCTGGTTTG GAGAAATTCTTGCAAGATCGCATCAAGGTTGATGGAAAAACTGGTAACTTGGGAACCAACATCACGGTAACCAGGGAAAAGAACAAGATTTACGTTGTTGCCGACATTCCATTCTCCAAGCGTTACATAAAG TACTTGACCAAGAAGTATCTTAAGAAACAACAACTTCGTGATTTCCTCAGGGTTGTCGCTAACAAGGAGCATTCATACGAATTGCGTTACTTCCAAATCAACGACGAGGCCGAGTCTTGA
- a CDS encoding pre-mRNA-processing factor SLU7 family member: MFIMMDTNNSSAVPDSNCVQHTNGPSVEGASTVEKVVTKDETNPYIPRFIAKAPWYLNATSGLSHQRVQQHQKSALDEPVLRGVTSRVAVRYRKNACENCGASTHDVKSCVERPRKKGAKYTNANICPDEYIVENKATGYEAVRDRWSGFDASTHQLVLNAHQVVEDELYRRRMEDLASTLHDTNDKSCSIGNVASDDRSRNTMPNLRIREDTAKYLINLNIDSAFYDPKSRCLRDDPLLGMSNSDHHTFRGDNALFTSGEASRPGEIEQFAWEAQQKGSNVSFMAQPTELEFMFKDSSLKREEAKASKRQSLLDRFGGSAYIRKDGDEDLIDTNLPVVSHTTEKETDVMLLGHTSVWGSYYDRSTGLWGYKCCLSTSNTSRCTAGDT, encoded by the exons atgtttattatgATGGATACTAACAATTCTTCTGCCGTTCCGGATTCTAATTGTGTACAACATACAAATGGTCCTTCTGTTGAGGGTGCTTCTACCGTTGAAAAAGTGGTAACTAAGGATGAGACAAATCCTTATATTCCACGTTTCATTGCTAAGGCGCCTTGGTATTTGAATGCTACATCAGGTCTAAGTCATCAGCGTGTTCAACAGCATCAAAAATCAGCTTTAGATGAGCCTGTTTTACGTGGAGTGACATCTAGAGTTGCTGTTCGGTATCGTAAAAATGCTTGCGAGAATTGCGGTGCTTCAACTCACGATGTGAAGAGTTGTGTTGAGCGTCCACGTAAGAAGGGTGCTAAATACACCAATGCTAACATATGTCCTGATGAATACATTGTTGAGAACAAAGCAACTGGTTATGAGGCGGTCCGTGATCGTTGGTCAGGTTTTGACGCGTCTACTCACCAGTTGGTGCTGAATGCTCATCAGGTAGTTGAGGATGAGCTTTATCGTCGTCGTATGGAGGATTTGGCGAGTACTTTGCATGATACTAACGATAAATCGTGTTCTATTGGCAATGTTGCTTCTGACGACCGTTCTCGTAACACAATGCCTAACCTTAGAATTCGTGAAGACACTGCGAAGTATTTGATTAATTTAAATATTGATTCTGCATTTTACGATCCGAAATCTCGTTGTTTACGTGATGATCCATTGTTAGGGATGTCTAATTCAGATCATCATACATTTCGAGGTGACAATGCTTTATTTACATCTGGTGAGGCATCTCGTCCTGGTGAGATTGAG caATTTGCATGGGAAGCTCAGCAAAAGGGCTCCAATGTCAGTTTCATGGCTCAGCCTACTGAGTTGGAATTCATGTTTAAGGACAGTTCACTGAAACGTGAG GAAGCTAAGGCCTCTAAGCGTCAATCTCTATTAGATCGTTTTGGTGGTTCGGCCTATATTCGTAAGGATGGTGACGAGGATCTCATTGATACCAATTTACCTGT GGTTTCTCATACGACTGAGAAGGAAACCGATGTGATGTTACTTGGTCACACCTCAGTTTGGGGATCTTATTATGATCGTTCTACTGGTCTTTGGGGTTACAAATGTTGCCTATCGACTTCCAATACTTCACGTTGTACTGCGGGAGATACTTGA
- a CDS encoding RNA recognition motif domain containing protein: MEKEKTQGYSVLIRNLKYSTRASEVREAFECFGKIRDVYLPQDYSSGMPRGFGFVEFVEEAAALDAIRKMDNTTFNGKVITCCEAQDRRKSPNSMRRAYPSSNHRYQANHSQEHRNSKRGQPYGRPRSRSRSLGMRYRKSPSYERRYPQHRDDDVYHYRRDNEHSPEQQRVYRRYGRERARSPMHRDDRDYREPRGRGTRHHADKPYPEAPYSSEYSRRGYDRRSPPPRRRPSPSPDMIPAEAGDGRSGRPMH; encoded by the coding sequence atggAGAAGGAGAAAACGCAAGGTTATTCGGTACTTATCCGAAACCTTAAATATTCCACGAGAGCAAGTGAAGTCAGAGAAGCATTTGAGTGCTTCGGGAAGATCAGAGATGTGTACCTTCCACAAGACTACAGCAGTGGCATGCCTCGCGGCTTTGGATTCGTCGAATTCGTTGAGGAAGCCGCAGCATTGGATGCCATTAGGAAGATGGACAATACAACTTTTAACGGAAAAGTCATAACTTGTTGCGAAGCACAGGATAGACGCAAGTCACCAAATTCAATGAGAAGAGCATATCCATCAAGTAATCACCGATACCAAGCAAATCACTCCCAGGAACATCGTAATTCAAAACGTGGACAACCTTATGGACGTCCAAGGTCACGTAGCAGAAGCTTAGGGATGCGTTACCGCAAGTCACCCAGCTATGAACGTAGATACCCACAGCATCGGGACGATGATGTTTATCACTACAGAAGAGACAATGAACACTCACCGGAGCAGCAGAGAGTATATCGTAGATATGGACGTGAACGAGCTCGATCCCCGATGCACAGAGATGATCGTGATTACCGCGAACCTCGTGGCCGTGGAACTAGACATCATGCTGATAAGCCATACCCTGAAGCACCATACTCCAGTGAATACTCTAGACGTGGATATGACCGAAGGTCACCGCCACCAAGGCGACGTCCCTCGCCATCACCCGATATGATCCCTGCAGAGGCTGGAGATGGCAGATCTGGAAGGCCAATGCATTAA